Part of the Physeter macrocephalus isolate SW-GA unplaced genomic scaffold, ASM283717v5 random_1037, whole genome shotgun sequence genome, GACAGGTGACAGGGGGCCCTGCTCCTACCTCCCGGCGCTCTTGACAAACCCGATGTCTGCCAGGACCCCCTGGCAGAGGTCACAGCGGAAACACTCGGGGTGCCAGCTGTTGTTCATGGCTTTGATCACTCGGCCGATGATGAATTCCCCTGCGGAGAGGAGCGCACGGGCTGCAGCGCGGCTTCCCCGCCCTCAGCCGCCGGCAAAACACCTGCCCCTTTCCCCACGTGTGCGGCTCCCGCACGAAGCGCGCTACGTTAGCAAAGTGCTTCCGTGTCATCCGAGTCCTTGTTTTGGGTTCTGTAGCCGCCACACCTTCAGGCTGTCTATCACATCTCTGAATCTGCTTTTCCAGAGGAGGTGCTGGGCTCTCCCTCTCCCGAAggtctttttggttttttctggTCATGGACACAGAAAACAGAACTCCACCGCACGTTTTCTCGTACCACATacttaatttcttccttcattcaacCTTGCCAGCATGCTACTCGGTGTCCCCAGTCTCTCCTGCTGTGTGACACGCAGGCCACCCCTGCGCGTCTCAAGGTCCCCGCTGAGGCCGCCCGGCTGCACTGACAGGGAAGAAAGGAATCCTACGGGGCATCGAACAGAAGTCCGGTGAGTCCTGGGCTTACCTTCACCCTACAGGCCCTGAGAAGCGGCACTAACGTTACTGACGGGAACAGGGCTGAGGACGCACCGCACCTGCACGCCTGCCCTCCTAAGCGCACGTGCCATGAAGTCGCTCTGAAGGAAACTTACTTTCCACCGCGCATTCGGCAGTGAAACTTACCACACTGGTGACAGCAAGGTGCAAAGAGCATCTGAAAGTCATGTTCACAGTACTTCCTTCCTTCAAACTGAAACAGAAAGTACCACCGACTTGTAAATAGGAAACAATCCCGGGATGAATGGAAGTTTTCCGCGGAGACTGTAGGAAAGAGGTTTCTGGACTAGAGCTCTGCCCAGAATCTGTAATCCTCCTGAGATATGCAAAGGCAGACACACTTTGGTACCTTCCCGGCACCTAGCGTGGGCACAGGAAAGGCCCGCTGAGGGCAGAGCTGATCCTCTGCCCCCAGAGAAGGGTGAGCTCCTCCACGCTGGCTCCACCTGGAGGGATCGGACAAGAGCCACAGACACCCCCCCGGAAAATGCGCACAGACGTACAAACCTCCCCCCACGTTGAAAATACGTACTTACGAACAGTAAATATGctagcatgtttttttttaaatgtaaacatttttaaatggggcCAAAACccgttttaaaaaatagtcttttcctACAGGTGGAAAATGTATCCTTCATTTCTCTCCTTGaactgttttcctttcatttccccCCAAAAGTTTTATGCTACAGCAATACTTTTTCCGCTGAGGTCTTTAACTGATCATCCTACCGTATTTCTCTGCAATTAAAATGTATtgtgaaactttaaaatttgttttactttccaAATCCATAAGGCCCTAAAGGttaacattctttttcttctggattaAGTTATCATTACAATGATTACCGGTATACAAATGATGAAAACATAGGTATGTTACGAATGTTACATTTTATTCactatttaattatttacatgAGACGCAAACCCTACTGAGATGAGCAGGGCCTCTTTACCCTTGCCGTTATTGCACGCTTCCGTGGATAAAGATGACTGACCCTGGAAGGCTCAGGGTTCAGCATTAATTCTAGATTTATCTTCTATTTGGGGGGTTGCTTGTACCCTTTTCCCGTAATTAAGGCATGGGAATTATATAACGCGTCCCTTTGAATCTCTGAGTTCCTTACAAGTTCCTTGTCAAAATCACATATTGTTTGACTATCAAAATCGATGCTTAATGACGTTCCAGTTGTCAACTCAATCTCCTCAATTATGGAAATTAGCTGCAGATTTAGCTCATTCAATTTATTGACCATATCCCCTACAGCTTAACTGGCATTCCGGGCAAAGCAGATTTATCTTGTGCCAGAAGAAGTCttacttcatttttaaactcAAAGGAATGAGCTCGGATACATTTAATGAGTCCAGTTTTTAAAGTTACAAACAGAAGATATTAACTCAATACACTATTACTCAATATTCCGTCACAATGCATTGTAACGCGTAGCCCAAAGCAGAAGTTATTTATAAGTGAGATATGTTCCTCTACTGAGTGTATATTGTGTACATTCATAGAAATCTGATATTGAGCTTTTggcagtaattttttaaagaaacataatataaaaatgcagaaataactGTACTAAGAAATGATCAACTTTTAACCTGCCACCCCGTCTTGTGCAGTGGAGGAAGGAGACTCAAACTGTCTCAATTTGCCACTTAAGTTTACCAGTGAAAGGCTGGGTAATGGTAAGAAGGCGTCGTCAAGCCTTCAGAAGTAGAGTGTCTTGTGGCTTGCGTGCGCGCGCGAGTGGCAGttttaatttatcagtttttaaaatcagtattttcGATGGAAATAACTCGACCAAAGATCTGTCACAGACTTTTGAGACCCATGAAAATCAAgtgtaaggagaaaaataaaagcaatgatcAGCAATGACTCTGCATTTAATGAAAAGAGAAGGACACATATTGCTTAAAAAAACAGCGAAAGGAGGCCAGCAGTTGGCATGTGTGCTGTATTTGTTAGTAGAAGACTGAAAAGCTTAGGGCCGGTTGTGGTTGGAGTAAGTCTTTAAAGCTGTGATTCAGGCGGGCAGGACACGGTGGGACTTAAGGACCCTGCCGTGGACGCAGCCCGGCTGGACCATGACCTGCTCGGGGCCCGGCGAGCGTCACGCTCGCTCTGCTTGGCTCCCACCACGCCCGCCCTTCCGCAGCCTCTCTCCACGCCTCTCTCTGCCTTAAAACGATGAGTCCTTTTGAAATTGGGGGACGAGGTTAGGGCAAAGTCCTAAAAGACAGCTGTCCTGATGACTCCCATCCCAAACCTGCCATCTATCTGCATGCAGAACACCCAATACGGTCCCTCAGCCGGGCTGCATCCTTAGCAAGAGAATACATAAGGCTGGGAAAGGTGGGTAGCCCTGTGGGTTtagggaccccccccccaaaatctcTTCTGATTGGGGTCCTAGAGCAATTCGTCAGAGTAGGATTTCACATCCCTTCCTTCTGTCAAGGGCGAGGACTAAGCGCtatcataaatacaaaaatatcatcAGGCAAATCGATTTTAGGATGAACAGTCCCTGAGACCAGAATCTGAGGGTCCAGAAATGGGCCTTTGAAGCCACCCCTATGGCAACCCCCGTGCATGCCCGGGGTGTGCTCCCCCAAATGAAGACTTCTGCAAAGGGAGAGCTTCTTTTGCTAGAACGAGCTGCCTCTTTTCTAAGCACGTAGAAATGATCAGACATACTATGGCTCGATTTCTGAGCGCAGGAGAAAGGCCGGATGCTGATCCGAAGTAAAACTCTCGGgtgtgaaatgaagaaaagtcAGAACGCATCACGTTGGAAGAATCAAACTTCCATGAATACTGTCTTTCTAGGTACAACCCAGAACTGGTTTATCATAGAACAAGCCTgtagaataagaaaaattaatgctCCAAATTCGCAGCGTTTAACAAAATGCCAAAGAAGCCTGGGACCCGCCAGGATGGGGAGGGGCCCCTGCCCAAGAACAGCCCTGCTTTTAATGGTTCTCAGTTTGGTTTGGAGTTCCGTGAAGATTCTCTTTGGGGGAAAAGAAGAATCGTGCCGCTTTAAAGAAAGCTCAGAATTTGAAACTGTGCTGATGGTCTCACTTCCAGCCACACACAGATTCGAGAAGTCTTCCCAGGTGTCCTGCCCACCAGCCTTGCCCCCAGGGTCCAGCTTCCTGAGGAATCACGATCCCTTCCGTATCAGAGGAAATGAGAGAAGTAACCTCTTTGTAAAGTCTTCCCACTGAATCACTCACCACAAATTGGTCTTTCCTGTTATGCATTTGtgatgggggggcgggggtcacATTGGGGGAATTCACACtaaggagagagaaaggtggGGTGTCCTGAGCCGAGCTGGGCAGGCTGCCTGGCCTCCCCGGCTCCATCCTGTCGGTAACTTCTGGAATCACGTCACTCTGGAACTGTTGGTTCCACTTTATGTCACAAACCATTTCCTTTGCGGAAAAATTAAGATAATCCTTTTGGAGGAAATCCCTGATGTCACAAAATGAGATTTAGGAAGTGGTGTCATGGCCACACACacagtgtcagggcctggggGCCAAATGGGTGTTTCCCCCGGAAATGGCATGTAATCAACCGCCTGTGACTTGGCCGTTGTACAAACACTTCTCCACGTTATTGGAGAATGATGGGCAACGCTGACAGCCCACGAAGACAGGCTTCCCTCTAAGATTTAACCGCAGCGCCAAAGCAAGGATCACGAATCACACGCAGTGTTTTATTCTTACTTGATCACTGTCTTCCGATATGGATAAAGTTAAAAGATGGATAActttcggggacttccctggtggcgcagtggttaagaatccgcctgccaacgcaggggacacgggttcgagccccggtccgggaagatcccacaggccgcggagcaactaagcccgtgcgccacaactactgagcctctgctctagagccctcgagccacaagtaccgaagcccgcgcgcctagagcccgtgctccgcaacaagagcagccaccgcgatgagaagcccgcgcaccgcaacgaagaggagcccccgctcgccgcgactagagaaagcccgcgcgcagcaacgaagacccaacgcagccaaaaataaataaataaataaatttatatattttttaaaaagatggataaCTTTCACAATCATTAgtaattaaaagttatttaaaattaaaatgtagaagtagaatctttgaaaagagaaaactgaatttCAGTTTGGGGAGCCGGTTCTAGGTACTACAGAGAAAGCGCGTCTTGGCTTCTGGTAGGTGGCGACGATGTGCTCGTTGCAGCGGAGTGATGAGCTGCCCAAGGATGCGTACGAGCACATCTCATTTTGTTGCACTTCGCAGATAGCGTGTTTTCTACAcgctgaaggtttgtggcaaccctgcttcCCGCCAGCCTgtcggcgccatttttccaacagcagtaTGTTTAATTAAGGTGTGTATGTTGTTTTTTAGCCATTATGCTACTGCAACTTAATGGACTAcatatagtgtaaatataactctTCTATGttctgggaaaccaaaaaatttgcgCGACTCGCTTTACTGCAGTACTCGCTTTGTTGGGTGGTCTGCACCCAAACCCACACTatccgaggtctgcctgtacttATCTCCCTGTGCCAATTTACACAAGAAGGTGGATGCTTTCTTTAGGGTCTTTCTTAAGCGAGTTCTTTCTAGAAATACTTTCTAAGTACATTTTATGGCACAAGAATCCACTCTGACTGCAGTCAGATTCTTCGAGACGGACCACAAGGAGGTCTTGTTCTGTGCAGGGCTCTGCGTACACGGCCTGGGGAACGAGCCATTTAGAACCAACCTGCTGCCAGCACCGGGAAGTTCATTACCTACGGGAAGAGGTGTTAGTGCAGCAGGTCGCGGCCGAGGGTGGCTGTGCTCCCCAGGGGATAGCCGGCAACGCGTGTAGGTACTTCCGGTCGTCACAACCGGGTATGTAAGGGGAGAGACTAGGGACGTTTCTAACACCCTACGACACACGGGACGCCCCGCAGCAAAGCACCATCCGGCACAGAGGGCCAGCAGTGCGAGGACGGGGACCCTGCTTGGAGCGTGTCCGGGGCCAGCTAAGCCGCCTGCTTCAGGCTCATCACCCGGTCCTGCTGCACCACGTGGCCGGCAGACGCACAGCATGGGCAAGAGAAAGCGACAGAGAGGGAACGGCGGGCCatggaaataaggaaaatgttcGGAAAACAGAGCCTGCCTTTCTTCTCCCTTGCTCCCCTGGGACCTCTCTCCCAAGCCCTTTGTCATAATTACTCATTTCAATAAAAAGATCTTAGATTTGAAAAGAGTATGTCAGGGGAAGAACACCATATCGGATATTAGAGGACCACACTAGGTTCTAACCCCATTATGTCACTAATCTGCTGTCAGCAAGGGCAtttcagcctctctgggcctcaaggAAGAAAAGGCTTTCCAGGGTGTGGAGACCAATGTCTGCTCGGGGGCAGGCTCCCTGGAGCCCCGTAAATGTGCTCTGGGTCTGACCGCCCTGCTCCGGCTTAGGGGCCGGAGAGCCTCGTGAGACctcagcccccgcccaccccgctctcctcctgctcccctcaCCCGCCTCGGCACCCAGGGCAGCCCCACCCTCCGGCTGTGGGTCACTGGGTCCCCTCTTCTGCTCAGCCCCCCAAACTGTCCCCTGCCGTTCCCAGCCCGAAAGCCGTCGCCCTTCATGGAAAGAGAGATTCTCGTTCCAGTTGCACGGGTTTCTGTCGCAGGGAACGTGTGTTTCTGGGACACAGCAGGAGCTGGAAAAATGCGTTTGAGTGAATAACATGGTGTTCCCTGAGTTGTGTCCCGACAAGCTGCGCCGCAGGCTGGCCGGGAGCTTCCCTCCCAGGGGCACTGTTTCTATGGGAAAATGCTGTCGGGTTGGCCAACAACTGACTTACTAATGACCTTTAAAAACCACCGTTCCTTAGGAACGGCCTGTAAAACAGAAAAAGTGTAAAATCTGCTTGgtagaaggagagggagaaatcaAACAGTGGCCACCTCTGGGTATCACACAACTCTACGTTTACGTATCATCACATAGAGACACGTGCAAACGCGTAAGGGGGTGatcacgcgcgcgcgcgcacacacactcagacacacacaccgTCGTCCTCGCTCACAGCTCGGGGTCATCCCTAGACCAACCCCCCAAAGCAGACGTGAGAAGGGGCCTCCAGGACTGGTCAGAGTGAACACCAGCGAGCGAGGGCCACGTGGTGACACCACAGGATCGGGGAGAACAAgtgctggggaggaagaggagacgCAGAGAAGAGCTGGACACGGAGGGCGTGCCCCCTTCCCCCCCAGACAAGAGCCCCTTTAGGACACAGGTGCTGGGAGTCGTGGGGCAGGAGGAAGCGGGCCGtgctggggcggggcagggggcacCTGCCGGGCCCGCGGCGGGCGAGCCCCAGGGACCCGCCAGCGTCACTGCCCAGGGCCGCGCCCGCCCTCGCGCGCCGCCTGTGGCCGCCGCCCGCCGGCACCCACCTCGTAGAAGAGGCCCTCGGGGAACTGCTGGAAGCACTGCGCGCACACGAAGCACTGCTCGTGGTACAGCTCGCCGTTGCTATTGACGATCTTCTCGGCGGGCGCGAAGCCTCCCCGGCAGCGCTCACAGCTGGCGTTGGCCAGGGCGTTGGCCATGTTGCTGCAACACACAAGGGACACAGGTCATGGACGGCGGCCCTTCCCGGGAGCTCCGTCTGAGGCCACAACAACCGTACCTTGTCCATAAAGCCCGTTTCCCACTTGCGACCCAAGGTCTCAACCCCACCCAGCGTCCGGGGTGCAGACCCTCTGGCTCGCCGACATTCCTGCATCCCCTGCCAAATGCCCACGAGCGCACCCACGCCGCCTTCCAGGAGGCAGGGATGCAGGGGGCACCGAGAGCCGCCTCAAGGGCTGAGCCGACAGCCTGACAAGCGGCCTCGTTAAGTCCCCCTCACGTGGGTCCGGACGCGCTGCAGGCCCGGCCGGATGCAGGCCCCCTCGCGCCCGCCGGGAGGGCCTGCCGAAAGCAGCTTCAGTAGCTCTACAACCCGCCAAACGCCTTAGCCCTGTAATCCAATTGGGAGGACAAATGTCGGACACGAATGTTACAAAACGTGTCTTAAAAGCACAGAATTTTCCACTCTGAAGATCATTGTACAGATGGTGACGTGCGGGTTCAGAGACGAACGAGCCCAACACTGCAAAGCTGTCCAGCTCACGGGAGACACAGGCCCAGAATCCAGGTCCCCCGCCCGCGAGTCACGACCAGGTGATGGTGTCACGTCAAATGCTCGAGAGGACGGGAGAGGAACCACCACGAGACCCCGGCTGGTGAGTCCGGGCCAGGGTCCCCCTGGAGCCCAGCACACGCGGGTGCTTTCAGTAAAGGCCCACGCCCCACCCAACCCCGTGCAGCCTGGAGGAAAAGCATCCAATCAAGCCCGTGACCAGACCACTGCTTACTCTGAGTCTCCCATAAAGGAACGGCCTCCAGGTGGGAAGGTGCCCAGGCAGAGCAGGCACTGGCCCAGCCAGCTTCGTGGTTTGTAAGTTTCTCTTCAGATATCCAGACCCCACTCAGAGCACACGCTCTGCTCTGTGGCCGGCCCAGGCGCGGCTCCTGTCCCCGCAGACACCCAGTCAGCCCACCTGGGGAAGTCATCGCCGACGTCCTCCGACCCTTCCCAGCCCCCCACGCGGCAGGTGGGTGGGGGTCCGTCCCGCAGGCAGACGGGCCGCCCCGTCCCATCACAGCCTACATCTCGCTGCTTCCTTAGCAAGGTTGGCACGGCGCACGCTTCAGCCCCGCCTACCCCAGCGGAAGACAACCCCGCCCTCTCCCCCCAAAGCTCTCACCCAGCAGTACCCTGCCCTGAGGTATTCACACGCCACCAGAAGTGCCATGTTCACAACCCCACACCGAGCAAAACTCGATTGAAACGCCAccagaaaaggagggaagggaggcagcCTCACTGCTTGTGGCAAACCTGACCTGAGTCTCATACTAAATTGAATTTTCTACTTTGTCACTGCAAAATTACTGTGCATCAGGGAGAAAAACCCATCAACTCCCTTCGTCACCTGGCTTTGCCATAAGCCAGAAGAACGGTGGTACTTTTATCAAAGCTCTGGAAAGGCTTGTTGCCCCCCTTCTCCAAAGGGGGGGGGCCAGCATCCACAGGCATCCCTCGACGAGGTGtgctgagcccacagctgcccccaTGGGCCTAGGACCATTTTGAGGACGAAATAAGAAAAAGCAtataaaaccactttggaaaccaGAAGATGCTACTCAAGTATGAagcattattattactttaaaactttCTCAAAAGAGTCACCAAATTCTCAATCATTTTAGTAGAACCCCAGGAGagctacaaaagaagaaatcctgGAACATCCTGACTCATGATTTCCTAGATCAGTGACCCTCTCGGGGTGGaaatttcctcccttttcccaCATCTCTGTGGGaggccacattttctttataaaccTCATGTGAAACAACATATTGCAGAAGGATGAATGCAGATGAAACAGTTTTATCAAGACAGACATTaatgagatttgcaaaaatgtaataCAATGCCACTCTTCCCCCCAAGTTTTCtcattttggaaacatttttcataaaaacaatatgtattaatattattaatgtgTGACGagcttattgttattttaaatgaactaataaatacttaaaattttctaatacagtaaatgCTGATAAAACAAAAGCTACTTGGAGACCTCAATATTGTTTTAAGAATGTAAACGGGTCCCAAGATCAAAATGTTTATCATTGACCTATTTGTACGCATTACACTATAGACCGTTTACATTCAAGTTCAAATACTCAAATAGTTAGAAAACGGACAGACACATTATACAAACAAGTTTTCCCcacacacaggaaaaataaagtagtTTTAGAGATAAAGTAATATGTATTTTTGAAGAAGTACTCATTTTAATAacaagcaggaaaagaaaagaaacagaacattagaGGAAACTTTCAGGAAAACGACCAACCAACCAATAGTCTCACCCACCTACTCAACTGTTTACattatttcccttcctctcttgtcTCTGACCCTCTggcactgtggttttttttttttttttttttaatgggctgtttttagagcagttttaggtttacagcaaaactgagtggaagATACAGAGAGGTCCCGTACACCCGCGACCCCGCAGGCACAGTGTCCCCATGGCAACACCCCCTGGGTGGGAAACTGACACATTCTTTCCACAGTGACTGTCACGGTTAACACAGACGATAGAGGCTACTTATTAAAAGTCAGGGATGATAGACAGAGCTGTCACTTGGTGAATTATGATTAATCGGCTAATTTTTCAGAAAAGGATTTCCACGTCGGGAAACAGAAAAGCCTTCGTAACTGTCCGGTCAGAATTGCTTTGGCCGACCTGCTTCCACACATCAGCTGCACACAGAAAACCTGCCGTCCTCGAGCTTTCCCTTGTTCAAGTGCCTCGTTTATCAAAAGCGTGCGAAACAAAACCTCGAGCATTAAAGTGCAGAAATGTAAACCCTAAAAGCGTCTTGACAGTTTACCCAGTATTTTGGTTACCGTGTAATTATAATTGCCCAATTAGTCTTAAACAGAGGTCCTCAGGAGTTCTAAAGAGAAGCAACATCTGTCGCAAAAGCGCAGGGAAGGGATGGGGGGGAAACAGAGAATCAGGCCCGTTAAATGCTCCTTCTGGCTAATGACTCCCTGGAGGCCCCAGGCACTCCCAGCTCCCAACAGGGAGACCTCAGGGCTGCACGGGCAGCCACTGAAGGCAgcgctctcctcctccttttctgcaTTTCGTCCTGGACGCCCCCTCCACCCCGGGAGGCCCCACGGAAGGTGGGGTGATGTCAAAGCCCAAGGCAGGGAACTCGAGCCCCAGGAGAGGGCTGGGAGGGGCACTCACAATTTGATGTAGAAGTCACAAAACTCCTTGTAGACCCTGACGTCGCTGTGCCTGCGCTGGAGCCTGGACACGGCCGTCTCATCCTGGCCGCAGGGCGCCCGGTGCTCCCCGTTACAGGCCGCCGGGGGGACCTCCTCGCCCTCCGGGATGGCAGCGGGGCGCGGGCCCGGGAGCGCCATCGCGGAGCGGAACGGGGGGCTGGAGGGGTCGGATGGAGACAGGACACCCAGGCGGCGGCGTCCGGTCACTCTCCTCCCCGCTCCCACACGTCAGCGGCTCCAGGGTCGCACCCGCCCCTTCACAGTAAGAGCTCCCGGCAAGGCAGCTGTGCCCGAGACGGTGTGGATTCGCTGAGGGTCTGGAAGCTGCAGGAACCTTCCCCGCACACACGGGCCCAGCTGTGCGGCAGCCCGGCCGCCCTCGGGGCGGATGGAACAGCTGTGCAGGGGGTGCAGGCATGAACCCTGCTCCGTGACTCTGGCGCAGTGACAGCTCAGTCCCAGGCTCAGCAGGGGAAGAGCCGGCGTCCAGTTACAACTCCTTCCGTTTGGCCCCAGCTGAGCCTGTAACCAAGGCAGCCAGTCCTTCTGGGTCTTTATCACGGATAAAAGATAAAGGATAAAGGATGCGCTGCAGGCTCGCCGTGCCCCTTCCACACCACTGTTGGCTCCAGTGCACCAGGGTCAGCAGTGATGAGGACACAGTGCCCTGGGGCAGTGAAAGGGGCCCAATCTCTCCAAACTGACCTCCTGGCACCCCTGTGCCTCCCACCAGACCAAGGGGAAGAGGTGGGAATCTAACAAATACAACAGACTAGTGAACACAACAgaaaggaagcagactcacagatgcagagagcagactagtggtttccagtggggagagggaaggggggagggggcggcaggGGCAGGGCGTTAAGAGACACAGACTACtacgtataaaacagataagctaCAAGGCTacactgcacagcacagggaatacagccagtaCCTTCTAATAACTAtcaatggagtataacctttaaaagtgGTGACTCACTATATCGTACACCTGTAACTTAAACAATATTGTACAACTATACTTCACTTTTaaaacatcaagaaaataaaataattttttaaaaaattaaataaaaattttaaacctacaTGGTTATATAAGATGCTGGAATTATATTTagggggtttaaaaaaaatgtttagtgttttaatcaatcaaaaagaaagaaagaaaacctaggGAGCAGGTGAAAGGCACACTGAGTGACAGAGCAGGTCACAGGAGAGACAGAAGGGCCATGAAATCATCAGCAAACAGACAAAACGCGTCTTGAGACGTCCGCAGCATGACGGCCAGAACTGTAAACAGCGTTCCTAGGTGCTCACTGCCGTGTTCCCAGGAGGTACAGGTGGGGAAACCGGGGCACAAAGAGGCAGGATAACCAGTAAGTAGGTGGTGGAGTCgagatttaaacccaggtggTCTGATCCCAGAGACGAGATGCTAACTCTCGGTGGGAAAACGGTTACACGTAATTACTGGGCAGCAAAGCAGGTTATCTAGAAAGGCTGGGTAGTGCATACAAAATGGGGCTAGAGGCAGTAAATGAGACATGCTCTCCCCACTCTGAACCCTAAGGATCTCAGGGTACAGGCCAGAGTGGCCCCGGCCCAGAGCCTGCAGGGGATGGAACAAGAGGCTCGCCATCTTCAAACAGGAAAGAAACAGCCTCATGgttcaaaaatttttgtttacGGTGACCGTGTGGAAtagagagggaaggagacagcTGGTGtggagagacacacagacacacacactgacacacacacactcaggcacACAATGACACACACTGACACGCAGACACACTGacgacacacacagacacaaagatGCGCGACAGGTACTTGTTGGTGAGTGAAAGGGGCTAATCATCCATCTACCTGGTCTGGAAAACCATGCAAGTCAGCTGCTGTTGGCACATCTAAAAACGTAACCAATTACCTCATTCCCTCCATAA contains:
- the LOC102994288 gene encoding LIM and senescent cell antigen-like-containing domain protein 3 isoform X3, whose product is MALPGPRPAAIPEGEEVPPAACNGEHRAPCGQDETAVSRLQRRHSDVRVYKEFCDFYIKFNMANALANASCERCRGGFAPAEKIVNSNGELYHEQCFVCAQCFQQFPEGLFYEFEGRKYCEHDFQMLFAPCCHQCGFLSSLSVQPGGLSGDLETRRGGLRVTQQERLGTPSSMLARLNEGRN
- the LOC102994288 gene encoding LIM and senescent cell antigen-like-containing domain protein 3 isoform X4 → MALPGPRPAAIPEGEEVPPAACNGEHRAPCGQDETAVSRLQRRHSDVRVYKEFCDFYIKFNMANALANASCERCRGGFAPAEKIVNSNGELYHEQCFVCAQCFQQFPEGLFYEVMNFPVLAAGWF